The window tatgtcaagatatggatttgtgtatcttatgaaacacaagtctgaatcttttgaaatgttcaaaaggatccgtagtgaagttgagaagcagactggtaaaagtatcaaagtactaaAGTCTGATAGAAGTGGAGAATATCATACTGAAGATTTTACCAGatatctcaaagagaatgggattttctcacaatggacacctccaggaacaccacaacataatggtgtgtctgaaaggagaaatcaaaccttattagatatggtgagatctatgatggggttcactgatcttccaataaatttatggggatatgctttggaagcagcaACATATTTACTTAATAAAGTTTCTACTAAGTCAGTTTCTACAACACCATATGATATAGGGAAAGGAtgtaagcctaaccttaaacatattaaagtttggggttgtccaacttatgttaagagactacagtctgataaacttgactcaagatctgataagtgtaggttcattgggtatcccaaggaaacaatgtgatattatttctatcacccttctaaccataaagtgtttgtggccaggggagcaacctttttggaaagggaatttcttttagaaggaaattataatggagaaatagaacttgatgaagttcaagaaactaatgaatcaacacaatatAAGGATCATGAAacccaagttgaagaacctttattggatgttttaAAGTTTCCATCTTCAACagttgaagttcaagaactaaatgaagttcaagaacaggttaatgaatcagttccaaaccaaattgaacaacaaccaaatccagcaTAAGGTGAACAGGTTGTACAAGTATCtcttagaagatctacacgagaacgtcatgtaccaactagattaaatttaTTGGTACAAGATGATatatcaaatgaggttgatcataatgatgataaccctaagacctatgaagaggctatacaaagttcCGATTATGAGAAGTGGCAAAATGCCATGGAATCCAAAATGGaatccatgaaggaaaataaagtatggactttagttgaaccttcaaaggatataaaacatataggttgtaaatggatttttaagaaaaagattggagcagacggaaaggtggagacctacaaagcGCGTCTTGTTACCAAGAGATATCGCCAAAAAGAAGGAGTCGACTACGACGAGACGTTCTCTCCTGTGGCAATGCTCAAATCTATTCGGATTTTGCTTGCTGTAGCAGCATACTATaattatgaaatatggcaaatggatgtgaaaacagctttccttaatggtgagctagaagaggatgtggACATGACACAATctgaaggtttcacatcttcgtctgatcataataaaatttgcagctacaaagatccatttatggactaaagcaagcttctcgaagttggaatattcgctttaacaagacaattgaaaagttcaattttgttagatgcgaataagaaccttgtgtgtacaaaaaggttagtgggagcacaattatattcttagtgttgtatgttgatgatatattgctcatagaGAATGACATACTAGCATTGCAAAGTACCAATatttggctatctgaacagttctccatgaaagacttgggagaagcagcttatatattaggaataaagatctatagagatgGATCTAGGAAGTTGCTTGGACTTTCccagtctttgtacattgataccatcttaaagaggtataacatggataattccaaaatagactatctaccgataggcactggaattactctcagtagggaggattgtcctaaaacacctgaagagagaacgcatgagtaggatctcatacgctagtgcagtgggagctatcatgcataccatgacatgtacacgtcctgatgtggcttatgcacttggagtgactagccGATATCAGGAAAATCCTGGTAAGGAACATTGGAAGGTagtgaagaccattcttaagtacttaagaaggactaaagaccaattcctcatctatggagattttgagttgaaacttgaaggttatactgatgcaagtttctcttcagataggGATGATAGCAAATTtatttctggttatgtattcaccttaaatggtggtgcggtgagttggaaaagttccaaacaagctacagtagttgattcagtgactgaagcagaatatatagcagctagtgaagctgctaaggaagctgtatggatgaaaaagttcttaactgaacttggtgtggttccttcaatagaaggtgcGGTTCCCCTGTTGTGTGACAATACTGGAGTCATTcctcaagcaaaagaaccaagatcacaccaaaaatccaaacacgttctgcgaaggtatcacttgataagagagatcATTGAACGTGTAGACGTCGAGATTCAAAGATTGAtggaaaggaaaatgttgcaGACCCATTAACTAATGCTCTTGGCgcaaaggagtttgacaagcacaagtggaaattgggaatgaagtacaagagcgattggctctagtgcaagtgggagattgttagggatatagtagatatgccctagatccaatatcatatttgatgatttgaacatattgtgaacgttatttgatataaaataaatatggcatttgatattattttatcattgttattaattgcttgattaatttgataaggtccttgattaaattttgagacttgacattgtgatggagatcatgataatgagagtaaagtttcttataatttaatctaaatttgttcttgatcgtaggattattaatttggatattagtaatccggttagatcaatatttatgtgatcgtctttatgggataaagattagttgatctcattaactaaatcacatagatagatgatgcatatagagatatgatcattgaaccgactcattggataattcctaatggttagaattaccataaactgtcaataggatattctcttgaagaatgtgatgtaagagtttcctttgacctgagatcgtcatagtaattgataagttatttattgtgctttgataccagacacctatggccctagggagatagttgaaaggatattgggtacaaTTAAATGCTTGTAGAATAGTGATTGAttagatggaatctgtcaactcttggtaatgagtttaagctccatgttgtcatgaattataaacgaccaaattaagaccttggccaggacaattgaatgaaagaagaaatgagtttcttaggtcattcaatggtcgattatatttgacatgtacgcatagttggtcgcctattaggatttgacagttgaaccatatcctagggtgatcaagagctataaggacagaaggaattactacattattcttctactggttcttgagagtaaattgtatacttcatgctattCGGTCGTTGAgaagtgttgctagacgccacccttgattagtatattgatgtaaTCAATTCactaccggcttagtattgaacctatggagtcgcacactaacgagtgttctgatctttgctaaaggattaattactttagtatttcataattaaattaaagaatttaattagtcaaataaataaattatcagtccaaataaaatattattatattcttttctAGCATAgatgatataattaatattgtgaacaaattgaagttttctatttggaatagaaaattaaattatatcttttggtttgaaatatgtatatgtgatatatatatttggtgcttataattaatatttatttatataaagatatatataaatattatcaAAGATTCGTTCGTTAAGATCCAAATTGGATTGTCATAGAAGTCCTTACCGGACTCGTCTGCCGCCTCATCCTATTGAGAATAGGATTTATGTTTTCAAGTAAACAACTTATGAAAAGGTCCACTTAAGAATTGGTCTTGTAAATCACTGCCTTTGGTTTTCCCTAACCAAATAGGGAAAGAGTTGgtgatttattatatatatatacacataaaaaataataatgtggATCTGAGACAATTCTCTTGAAAGAGCCGCAAACGAGAGCCGCAAACGAAGGGTAATATTTTTCTAGTTATTAGCTGaaggttttgagaaaatttcagcatagtaatttttattcaatttgttctcgggtttcattgatcaaagggttgatagtaagggtcggtctcggtgtggatacacatagagtcttcgcactatcgaaatTTTTTTGAAACAcgactctcttcaccaggtacgtctcagatctgatctttgacatgtaaataaatctTAAACATGAAAAGATCTTCCTAGGATTATTATTGTCTTtcgctgcgtgttacgaacacctataccCAATCCTTCAGTGGTATCAGAGTGAAAGACCTTCACGTACTATaagcattgatgatttattctgGTCTTCATTTTAGTTCTATATATGGGATTTTTTCAAATTCCTGTCCAGAAaggtaaaaatagaaaaaatgactTAACCTCAtactttgaagtttgaaattctaaaatggTGTAATTCATATCGAACTTTATACAATATTTTAACTTTAAACGTACTCCATaaatccaaaattaaaatttataagtAGTATATATTTAGAAGCTATCTAAAAGTACTGTAAATCACAGACATTCTATAATTAATTTACATAAATAGACCTACATGAAAAGTACTTTTTAGCTCAAATGTTATTAAAACGTCTGAAAAAACTGTGATAAAACAAATTTTGTTCGAATCTTTCCAAATAATACTAGCATCttaaaaagacaaagaaaagaatGCTTTCTATATATTTCCTcaatatctaaattttaattgAGAAAAATAAGTTAATTTCACCTAATCTTTCTTCCCAATAAATTCCATCTtccaggaaaaagaaaaagagaattttGGAAGTTATAGAAATAAAACAGTAGAGCACCAGAAAGTAGGAGAATCAATCCGGAAGTGAAAGCTTCCAAGAAAAGAGGAAATATGAGTGGATTAGTTACAGCATCCTCATCTTCCTCACTACTTTATTCTCCTCCTACTCAATCTAAACCTCCTCGGCTCCTACGTTGGAATTCCTCTGCTCTTCTTTTTCCAACTACCCATCCTTTCTCTAAGCTCACCACCTCGGCAAAAGCACACTCTTTCACTTGTAATTGCAGCTCAACTCCTGGTGGCCCTGCTCCTGGTATGTCCAATCCCTTTTCCCGATCTATCTTGGCCGTGGGTATAGTTCTTATATTCATACTAAGTTACTGTCACCCACTAAGTGTTTGTGGTATTGCCCACTTACTGATTTATACAATTGTTGATTTGGTATTAGTGACGTACTGACTTGAAATCTTGGTTCCGTCTTTTGTTTCTGTGATATCCATGATAACAATTTTATGGTTTCCCCTTTTGCAAACTGTCTATTAATTGGTCAGTCGGGGGTTAGAATTACAAGGAGTAAGTAGGAATCACTATTGATCCTGGAGagtaagaagaagaggaaaaagaataaaagaaggatTTAAGGTATATAAATGTAAAGATTCTTTACACTCTCGGTGTAGTTTTGACAGATTACTTACCATTTTTATCAGGTTAGGAGTTTGATGCTTATGAAGTATGATAATGATTTAGTTATATAAAGATATTTTACGGTGCAAGTTCATAAAACTTAACTTGTGTGTCCATACTCCATATTCGTCAGGTGACTCATGGTTTCTGCTTTTGGAAACTGTCTTGGCTAACATGAATTGTTTCATGATGATCGTTTGTTGTCATATCTTCTCTGCTATTTCAGTATAACTTTTTTATTTTCAGCGGGAAAATCACCTGTTACTCGAATTTGGCCATATCCTTCGTCCTCAGAAGTAGCTTGGTGTTGTGTTGTACTACTTGTTTGCTGGAAAATATTGTTTAGCAAAGGATGATTGGAGGAATTAAAGGATTTCCTGCCTAGTCATAAGATATATTTTAGCTAAGTCAAAGCCTTTGGTCTGTATCATTACCATGCCCTATCTTTTGTTAACTAGTTCCTATTGCACCAAGGGCCTGTATgcagcccgttcttatttgccttggcgatggatgtactaacacaccatattcaaggggaggtgccacgGTGTATGTTGTTcgttgatgatatagttctgattgatgagacgcgaggcggCGTTAATGAGaagctagaggtttggagacagaccctagagtctaaaggtttcaagttgagtaggactaagacagaatatctggagtgtaagttcagtgatGCATCAGGGGATGCGTACATGGACGTGAGGCTTGACTCACAAATCATCCCCAAGAGAGGAAGTTTCTAGTACCTTGGGTCAATTATCCAGGGGgtggggagattgacgaggatgtcaagCACCGTATAggagtggggtggatgaaataaAGGTTAGCATCTGTAGTTCTGTgtaacaagaaagtgccaccgaaaCCTAAAGgcaagttctatagagcggtggttagaccagccATGGGGCGGAATGTTGGGTAGCCAAGAATTCTTatacccagaagatgaaagtggcAGAAATAAggatattgagatggatgtgcggacacactaggctggataagattaggaatgaagatattagggagaaggtgggcgtggctcccatggacgacaagagcgggaagcgaggcttagatggttcgggcacgtgcggatGAGAAGTAtagatgccccggttaggaggtgtgagcggttgacATTGGCAGGTATGAGGAGAGGTAATTAGGAGGGAGTCGAGCATTTTTCTACGTTGTTTCCGAGGGCGGGACTAGGCTGTTAATGTTTCGCCTTGGGTTGTTAGTGGTTTGTGTAGCTTCCACACTATTTTCTATGGCATTAGTactggttattgttattgtttttacATTTAGTTTCTATTTCTTACGATgctgatattattttatttttctggcTTCTGTGTTGCTGTCACTGATCTAGTGTCTATTGTCTATTGTTTACTTTcctcttcttgagccgagggtctttcagaaacagcctctccatccctccggggtaggggtaaggtctgtgtacactctaccctccccagacctcacttgtggaatttttactgggtggttgttgttgttgttgttgatttgtaggtgTTTAAAAGAAACTTGGTTTGTAGCGTGAGATTGTGAATACACCTTTCTTCAGTTCTTCCCATTCTTTTTGGTGTGTCTTAAGACTCTTAACTTTCTTTTTCCACTTGCTTTTGTCTTGGGTGGGTGGGGAGGGAGGAGTCTATGGGGTTTGCTTTTGGATTTCAACAGTAATTTTTAACTAATTTTGTTGTTTCATCACAGTCTCCTCTAGATTCCTGCATATCTTTCACTCTTGAACCATTTGGCTAAAAACATCTCTTTTGCAGGTGAAAATGAGAGTAAGAATATCCTTGATGCATTCTTCTTAGGAAAAGCTCTGGCGGAAGCAGTTACTGAGCGCATAGAGTCTATAGTTGGGGAGTTCTTAAGTACAGTTGGCAGATTGCAAGCAGAGCAACAAAAGCAAGTTCAAGACTTTCAGGTACTAAGTAGTTCAAGTAGGAAAACTAGAAGCTATAAGCTAACATGAATGTTATGAGATATTGGTTTTAGTTTACTTTCGGAGGCCTTGTTCAATGACATTTAATAGTGGCATAATGGCTTAACCAACACTGCCTAGGAAACGTGTTAAAGATTAGATAAAGCTGAAATTTAGCATAACCTGAAAAGACAGCCCAATGTTTCCTTTTGGTCTATTCATAATTAGGTTTTTCAAGATATAGTCACTAAAATTGTGTGTCATAATGACTTCCTTCCAATTCTTTAGAAAAGCTCTAGCTTTTCCGTAATTCAAACAACCAGAGGACTTGATAGGAGAGGGTTCAATGCAAAATTTGTTCCTGCTTGTTATTCGAGCAGATCTTGCTGCAGAAGCATCGTACTTTTCTTGGTCTCCCCTGTTAACTATGGGACTGCTGCAGCTTATGGGCAACGTATACGATTTGATGCTTCACTTTCATCTCTATGCTGTTGAACAACTCCGAACATGTATTCTCCTTTCGTTTTCTCCACTAGAACTCATTTTTTATTTGGCAGAATAGCCTAATAGACACTCGTACTTGTATTGTTTTGACATCTCCGATCCTTACACTTTACGGATTTTCATCCAGACACCTCAACTTCTTCAAAACCAATTTTTATAATCCCTCTGGCCATTGACCGAGCTTAATTATGTGGCATTTAAAGAGAGTGATACTAGTGATTTTGATTAAAAACAGAGAAAAGTAAAGTTAATAAGTTAatcgaccccccccccccaaaaaaccaattttcttctctttctcagTTTCTCCCACCTTTCTTCTTGGCCCCAATCCCTCTTTCCCCCTCCCTCTTTTCCCCTCCACACCACTATAAACAATGGATGAGCCTTCAAAATCACAAAATCAGGCAGAAATATCCTATTTTTTAACAAAAGAATCTTTTAcgtttcttgtttctttttctgtttaaTCAAAACCCAATTGATTTCTCCCAACTTAACTTATAAAAAGCACTTTTTTTATATTAACTCAAAACCAATTAATCAGTTCTTTATTAGAAAAAATGGCGGAGGCAACAAAATTTCAATTAATCGGTTCTTCAGGTAATTTTGGGATAATGGGTTCCGTTTggggttcttttttttttttttaaaggaaataatGACAAGATGGGTATTTAATGGTGCTTTTGGGTGGTGGTTTTTAGAGGAAGGTGGTGATCCGGTTGTTTGGTTACACTGAAGAAAATTTTGTGGCGGTtgaatttctcttttttcttttttgtgtggGTACTAGTAATTGTAGAACAGTCGTGAGAAGTCAATGTGTGAGGATGGTCTTACGGATGAAAAAGGATTCTGTCGGGTGAGATTTTGAAAGGACGATCTTGGTTGGTGGTTAGGGAATAGTTCACGATGGTCAGATAAAGAAAGAAGTTGTAATGGTGGCTATGAGGTGGTTTATTGAGGCATTTGGGATTTgtcttcaaaaaaaaattaaaaatattttctgagaaaataaataatgacGTGGAATAATCGATAAAGTGTAAAATGACGGGAAATAGTAGGTTTGGGTGGTCAATCCTATTTTTCAATAGTTTATTTTCCTATGTGGCACTAGTAATGACATGGAGTCCTACGTGTAGGAGATTGCATTACACGTACCCTCAGCCTCTAGTCATAAGCATTTATTATACAAGGTTTGAACGAGTGTAAGTGTTCACTTGGTAAAATTGTAAGTACGGGGACCGGGATGACAAACTAGAACAAGAAGTGCCGTTTAGGCTATTGTGccttttttatttacttaattatgttttCACCACGCTTCATGTGCGGCCTTGATTATTCATGAGACAAGTATGTGAAAATTCTTTTCTAATAATGGTGATGGTGAGACTCGAACCCAGGAGTTCTGCTTGCTCTCACACCATGTTGAAATGTGTGATCGTCTCATCTAAAATCTTAAGTTGTTAGAGAGTGCACACTTCTTTTATTTAGTTAATTATGTCTTCAACTAATATAATTAAACCTCAATCAACTAAAGTGCTAGATGAATGTAAAAAATTTCGTGAACGCTTTTATGTATCTTTACCGGAAGAAGCTTTGCTAGAACCACTTGAGCTTGTATGCAATTGAGCTCCCCTGAGATTATGAATTGCGGAAGCAGTTTCTTGTCTCTTGAGAAGCCATGACTCCCTTATACAGTACAGGAAAATGTTGAACTATGTAATCCACAGGCTAAGCATCATGACTATGAAAATTCTTGTTCATAGTTCCTGGTTGTCTAGAGTTGTCCATCCAGAACAAATAGTGGATGAAGTTTATCCACAACTTTAGTAGAAATGTCTAACCTTAAAGGTTTGTGCAAAACAGGAGGAGGTTCTTGAAAGAGCAAAACAAGCCAAAGAGAAAGCAGCACGTGAAACTATGGATACACAGGGACTTATTCCCAACTCGTTTGCGGCAGATACATCGACAGCTGGTACTGGTGTTACTTCGGCAACTAGTCCACAAACAAGCATAAATTCCCAACCTGCTAAGATTGATTCAGAAGGTGGAAGCAAGGACTCTAAGCTAGGGCTGTCAAACGGAGACTGATGTTTCTGTTATTCGTTTATGTTTATCATCGTGATGTAATCTTGTTATAGCTACACCCTAGTTTAGATTATATATTCAATGAAACAATATGATACTTGTAGAAgagcaaagaaaattttcttgAGAGACTGTTATTTCACCATTAATATTATACCTTTTCTCATCGGATTTTTAACAAGGCTTCATTGCTTACATTGTTAGTGTCAGTTGTGTAACCTGAAGTCACTAGACCTGATTTACTGCTATAGAAATTTGTATTATAGATAAAAGCTATCATCAAATCAAGACGTTCTTTAACCTACAGATGAAAGAAACTAATGCTGTGATTTCTAAATTGGTCTTACGTATTATTTTCAGATCTAAAGTAAAATTGAATTCCACAGCCCTCGAATAACCTTAGCTACATAATTCCTTTTCCTTCTCGTTATCTTTTCTGGTCACAAGTGATAAAGTTGCTTAGGAACAAGAACAAAATGTAATTAACAAAAATGCCTCTCCCGTGATATATAATTGCCTCAATTTAGCAACTTAAATGAAGATGGTCTCTGGTATCAAAATTTTTACAGGACAAACTAATTTAAAAACCacaaaaatagatttttaagaTGGTCCTATAAGGGTTCATTCATTATCCAAGTCAACCCCGGATGGTAGCTCAAATCTGTTATTCTTACTTCCATCAGTTGTTTCAGTGTCCTCGGCATCATCCATGGCAGAATCCTTCTTGACATAATCTACCTTAAAGTCATAATCATCATCCATCATATCACTGGCAGTTGAGGGCTTGTCTTTCTTCCTCCTTTTCTTCTCAGCTTTTCTCTGTTTAGTGTTCAACATGCCTTCCTCAGCGTATAACTTCTCATTTTGTCTACTACTGGCACTTTTGCCCCTCGTCTGGACTGCATCACCTTCTCCTGAATCCATTGGCTCATCTCCGTTCTCACTAACAGGGTTGTCTATAGAATTATCATTTTCAGCCAATGGCTGCTGCAAATGGTCCTGAAATGCAAATAGGCAACATTAGTCagattcttcttttcttttgaaaatataAAGTTGACTATAGATGTGACAAATCATAAATGGAGAATGCAGGGTGAAAATGGCATTGATAactttatatgataatttgaacACGGACCCAAAGCTGCTCTtctgaaattttgaaagaaaaacacTCAAAGATAAACTGTAATCATAGTTCTTAGGAAAAAATTCAAACACAAAAAGACTTATTAGTTCATGCAGCCTTCAGATCACAAAATTAGGAGCATTTCATCTTAAATTGATAATATTTGAAGTTCAGAAATGGTCAAGGGAACAGCAATTACAGCatacacaggaatgaaatacaaATAGTATTTGCAGAAGCATATAGGGGAAATAACTTACCTCTAGCATGTTCTCATCAAAGTTAACGGGGTGATTTGATGGAACTTCAACTGGGTTGAAATCATTGACAGATTTCAGGCTTCCAATAATTGAGGATTCACTTCCATAAACTTCATCGATATTGAATTCTTTTCCAAGTTCTGAAACTATCGTGGCCTCAGAATGCTCCCCCTCATTCCTGGTTGGGGGCAAGGTGTAGTATGGAATTTTCCCTGGAATGTGTCGATGGGACATCAGATTCTAATAATGCGGTGCTTTCATCTATGAGCGTGAAATGCGCTCATATATTGGAAGTTCAAATTGTTTCAAAGGAAACTTGACAGTATTCATACATACCCTCATTCCAGTCGTGCAGAACGATCCTTGCTGCAGCATCAACATCAACAATTCCTCCCTTTTTAAGCCTACCCCTAACTGTAGCAACTTTCTGAAGGAAGTCATCCACTGAATCAAAGGTAGGAACCTTGTATATTGTAACCAACATTCTTTCTGGACAAAGTTTGAGAATCTCCTTTACTGTAAACCCATAGTACTAACAGTCAGATACATCAATACCATTTTATTAAATCGTTTCAGATACGTAAATACTATTGAAAGAGTAGAATCAGAAGCacaaaaaaaatgtgaaagaaaatcCAATTACCAGGACCAACCGGGTCGTCTAACTTCTCTATCCTCTTGCAGTTTCGAAGAGCAATAGATGCATCATCCTCAGATGCAGACCTAAGCATCACAACCCCAGGGCAGTCCAGCAACTTAACATTCTTATCTAACTGGACTTCTTGCAAGGATCTTGTTAATCCTGGAGTAGCACCTACGTTGACTACATGAGATCTCTTCAAGCTGTTAATCAGGCTACTTTTACCAACATTTGGTAGACCAATGACTCCTACAGTGATTGATTTCTTGATCTGCAAGGGATTACCATTAGTGGGAAACCAACACAATAACTCAAGCAAACTGCAAAATTAAATAGCATGAAACTAGGCAACTGAATAGGCTGGTTAATTTACTCCACACAAACCGAAGGTCTATGAAGTACTTTAAATTTCCTCATCTTACTATATTCCTCCAAAACCTTTCATCTCTTGCATCCAAAAACATAAGTTTACCTTAGATAGGACCCATACCGATAGTGGATAAGTATAATATTTCGTGGTGTACCCATCTAAATGCACTGCACATACGACGAGTTCAAGGTTTTATCAAACGATAAATTCAAGGTTGGAAAGACAATGTAAAGTGCAAGTGACTTTGCCACAGAAGCTCAAACAACTTCTTGATGCTGATAACAAATTTCAATGTCTCCTTGTTCATCTTGATGGTTAGAAGCAAAGTTCTCTTTATAACACATTCAGAGACACCCAACACATGCAAACAACTGATAGACATAAGAGACTTGAAAATGTCCAGAGTGTAAGAGAGGATGGAGAATTAGGTTTGAAAAGTCTTCAAAGAGAATAGAACGGAAGTTAACAGCGAACCAAAAGCATTCATGTAATATCCAAATGAAATTAACCGAATGTGTGAGAAAACAATTTAATGCATTTGTTACTTGCACCTTGTGCAAAAAGTATACAAGT is drawn from Nicotiana tabacum cultivar K326 chromosome 22, ASM71507v2, whole genome shotgun sequence and contains these coding sequences:
- the LOC107829331 gene encoding uncharacterized protein At4g13200, chloroplastic, which produces MSGLVTASSSSSLLYSPPTQSKPPRLLRWNSSALLFPTTHPFSKLTTSAKAHSFTCNCSSTPGGPAPGENESKNILDAFFLGKALAEAVTERIESIVGEFLSTVGRLQAEQQKQVQDFQEEVLERAKQAKEKAARETMDTQGLIPNSFAADTSTAGTGVTSATSPQTSINSQPAKIDSEGGSKDSKLGLSNGD
- the LOC107829330 gene encoding guanine nucleotide-binding protein-like NSN1, yielding MVKKSKKSKSKRVSLKKKHKIIRKVKEHHKKKSKEAKKLGLNKKSKVEKDPGIPNDWPFKEQELKALEARRARALEELEQKKAARKERAKKRKLGLLEDDDDKSTPADMTSTKQNNFEEGRPNDGSTSFVKHRDNSERAFYKELVKVIDASDVILEVLDARDPLGTRCLDMEKMVIRAGPDKHLVLLLNKIDLIPREAAEKWLKYLREELPTVAFKCSTQEQKSNLGWKPSSKAGKSKTSNLLQTSDCLGAETLIKLLKNYSRSHEIKKSITVGVIGLPNVGKSSLINSLKRSHVVNVGATPGLTRSLQEVQLDKNVKLLDCPGVVMLRSASEDDASIALRNCKRIEKLDDPVGPVKEILKLCPERMLVTIYKVPTFDSVDDFLQKVATVRGRLKKGGIVDVDAAARIVLHDWNEGKIPYYTLPPTRNEGEHSEATIVSELGKEFNIDEVYGSESSIIGSLKSVNDFNPVEVPSNHPVNFDENMLEDHLQQPLAENDNSIDNPVSENGDEPMDSGEGDAVQTRGKSASSRQNEKLYAEEGMLNTKQRKAEKKRRKKDKPSTASDMMDDDYDFKVDYVKKDSAMDDAEDTETTDGSKNNRFELPSGVDLDNE